The following coding sequences lie in one Apium graveolens cultivar Ventura chromosome 3, ASM990537v1, whole genome shotgun sequence genomic window:
- the LOC141714964 gene encoding uncharacterized protein LOC141714964 produces MIFLRRHLHEGLKTEYLTVKNPLELWKNLKDRYDHQKTVILPKARYDWMHLRLQDFKTVSEYNSALFKISSQLKLCGENITNADMLEKTYSTFHASNVLLHQQYREKGFTKYSDLISCLLVAEQNNKLLMKNHESCPTGSCPFPEANAAIYNYGRGQGGGRGRGGNRGRGRSFAHGQGTRGHGSQIQNYPIFKHDKSNPNQKLEKNIDKRKGIVENECYRCGMKGHWSRTCRTPKHLANLYQASLKDKDKNVEANLVFKDNEHADNLLTMTYLDTADFYETPDGITTLDDKQNA; encoded by the coding sequence ATGATTTTTCTTCGCCGCCATCTCCATGAAGGGCTTAAAACTGAATACCTTACAGTGAAAAATCCACTTGAATTGTGGAAAAATTTAAAAGATAGGTATGATCATCAAAAGACTGTGATTCTTCCAAAAGCTCGTTATGATTGGATGCATTTGAGGCTACAAGATTTCAAAACCGTCAGTGAATATAACTCTGCACTTTTTAAAATAAGTTCTCAATTAAAACTGTGCGGAGAGAATATTACTAATGCGGATATGTTGGAAAAAACTTACTCAACCTTTCATGCCTCAAATGTACTCCTCCATCAACAATATCGTGAAAAAGGTTTTACAAAATATTCAGATTTGATTTCTTGTCTTCTTGTTGCTGAACAAAATAATAAGCTTTTGATGAAGAATCATGAGTCTTGCCCCACAGGATCTTGCCCATTCCCTGAAGCGAATGCGGCAATATACAATTATGGGCGTGGACAAGGTGGCGGGCGTGGACGAGGTGGTAATCGTGGACGTGGACGTAGTTTTGCTCATGGACAAGGAACTCGTGGTCATGGATCTCAAATCCAAAATTACCCTATTTTCAAGCATGATAAATCTAATCCCAACCAGAAGTTGGAGAAAAACATTGATAAAAGAAAGGGGATTGTTGAAAATGAATGTTACAGATGTGGAATGAAAGGTCATTGGTCACGTACCTGCCGTACGCCAAAACACCTAGCTAATCTTTATCAAGCGTCCTTGAAGGACAAAGACAAGAATGTTGAAGCAAATTTAGTTTTCAAAGATAATGAACATGCAGACAATCTCCTAACAATGACTTATTTGGATACCGCTGATTTTTATGAGACTCCTGATGGCATCACTACCCTAGATGATAAACAAAATGCTTGA
- the LOC141713259 gene encoding LOW QUALITY PROTEIN: structural maintenance of chromosomes protein 6A-like (The sequence of the model RefSeq protein was modified relative to this genomic sequence to represent the inferred CDS: deleted 1 base in 1 codon) has protein sequence MVDSRVNSGANRAGIVSKIRLENFMCHSNLEIQLGDFLNFVTGQNGSGKSAILTALCVAFGCRARGTQRASSLKDFIKNGCSYALVHVELKNKGDDAFKPETYGDNIIIERRISESTSSTILKDHQGKRVASRKEDLVDIVEHFNIDVENPCVIMSQDKSREFLHSGNAKDKFKFFFKATLLHHVDDLLQSIEKQLNGAHELVENLESSIRPILKELSELQGKIKCMEQVEEISQRVQLLKKKLAWAHVYDIDDQIQQEDARIEKLKGRIPYCQNLIERQTVKIECLEDRLAKKKAQIAILMERTSEVRKMKEELQQKRSEATKERSELEEDCIHRVNEIKRIMKRAQMLEQQIRDISDQDDKHTQAEEHEMEENLSELKKEVEEAVLQFERYKKDEDSLSNSIANAYDDIQKVQSEIENLSKKDQKIRSSIRDLRLHQTNKVTAFGGDRVTNLLRAIERHHYRFGRPPIGPIGAHLKLVGGDKWAFAVENAVGRLFNAFIVNDHKDNLVLRACAREANYNRLQIIIYDFSRPRLNIPDHMLPQINHPTTLSVIHSENATVMNVLIDVGNAERQVLVSDYTVGKSVAFDRNVQNLKEVYTLEGYKMFSRRSAQTTLPPNRNARTGRLCSSYDDQIKGLENDALRIQGEVQQVKGKKRYLEEAHSNLQDNFQHAKRRRTDAESILRSKKFTLQDAEKSYALESASRPTSTVDELHKDLSLVRNEIQEKERKLEKVQASSDEAKIKASELKASFENLCESAKAEILAFEKEEKEMMQIEEDLHSAKAERNRYEVAKTERVIPNIKEAELRKEDLENKRKVNYKKASIICPESEIQALGGHDGSTPEQLSAQLTRLNQRLQHESQRYPESIDDLRMMHDKKERKILRKQQTYKMFRQKLHACQKSLELRYSKFQRNATLLKRQLTWQFNGHLRKKGISGHIKISYEDETLSIEVKMPQDASNYAVRDTRGLSGGERSFSTLCFALALHEMTEAPFRAMDEFDVFMDAVSRKISLDTLVDFALSQGSQWIFITPHDISMVKQDERIKKQQMAAPRS, from the exons ATGGTAGATTCTAGGGTTAATAGCGGTGCCAATCGCGCCGGCATCGTTTCTAAAATCCGTTTAGAGAATTTTATGTGTCACAGTAATCTCGAAATTCAACTCGGTGATTTTCTCAATTTCGTCACCGGACAGAATGGAA GTGGGAAGAGTGCCATACTTACTGCATTATGTGTTGCATTTGGCTGTCGGGCTAGAGGAACACAGAGGGCCTCGAGCCTCAAGGATTTTATAAAGAACGGTTGTAG TTATGCGCTGGTTCATGTGGAATTAAAGAACAAAGGGGATGATGCGTTTAAGCCAGAGACTTATGGTGACAACATTATTATAGAGCGCAGGATTTCTGAATCAACCAGTTCAACTATTTTAAAGGACCACCAAG GAAAAAGGGTGGCCAGTCGAAAAGAAGACCTCGTTGATATTGTTGAACATTTCAAT ATTGATGTCGAAAATCCATGTGTGATAATGAGTCAGGATAAAAGCAGAGAATTTTTACATTCTGGAAATGCGAAGGATAAATTTAAG TTTTTCTTCAAGGCAACATTACTACATCATGTGGATGATCTATTACAAAGTATCGAAAAACAACTAAATGGCGCACATGAGCTAGTTGAAAATTTGGAAAGCTCAATCAGACCCATACTTAAGGAACTAAGTGAGTTGCAAGGAAAGATTAAATGCATGGAACAAGTCGAAGAAATATCCCAAAGGGTGCAGCTGTTAAAGAAGAAACTTGCCTGGGCCCATGTATATGACATAGATGATCAAATCCAGCAAGAAGATGCAAGGATTGAAAAACTGAAAGGCCGGATACCTTATTGTCAAAACCTAATTGAGCGACAAACT GTCAAGATTGAGTGTTTGGAAGACCGTTTGGCCAAGAAGAAAGCTCAAATTGCGATTCTGATGGAAAGGACATCAGAGGTCAGAAAGATGAAGGAAGAATTGCAGCAGAAGCGATCTGAG GCTACAAAAGAAAGGTCCGAGCTAGAAGAAGATTGTATCCACAGAGTTAACGAGATAAAAAGGATAATGAAGAGGGCACAAATGCTTGAGCAACAAATTCGTGATATAAGTGACCAAGATGATAAACATACACAG gcGGAAGAACATGAGATGGAGGAAAACCTGAGTGAGCTTAAGAAGGAGGTTGAAGAAGCTGTTTTGCAGTTTGAAAG ATATAAGAAGGATGAGGATTCTTTATCTAATAGCATAGCAAATGCATATGATGATATTCAGAAAGTTCAGTCTGAG ATTGAAAATTTATCAAAAAAGGATCAAAAAATTCGTTCTAGCATTCGTGATCTCCGATTGCATCAAACAAACAAG GTGACGGCTTTTGGAGGTGATAGAGTAACCAACCTTTTGAGGGCAATAGAGAGGCATCACTACCGATTTGGAAGACCACCAATCGGTCCTATAGGGGCCCACCTG AAATTGGTGGGTGGTGATAAGTGGGCTTTTGCGGTAGAAAATGCAGTAGGAAGGTTGTTTAATGCTTTCATCGTGAATGATCATAAAGACAATCTTGTTTTGAGAGCCTGTGCAAGGGAAGCGAACTACAACCGCCTTCAGATCATCATTTACGATTTTTCCAGACCAAG GCTGAATATTCCAGATCACATGCTTCCGCAGATAAATCATCCAACTACACTATCTGTTATACATTCAGAGAATGCTACAGTGATGAATGTCCTAATTGATGTG GGTAATGCTGAAAGACAAGTTCTTGTTAGTGATTACACTGTGGGTAAATCTGTTGCTTTCGACAGAAATGTTCAGAATTTGAAGGAAGTTTACACTTTAGAGGGCTATAAAAT GTTCTCCCGTCGCTCAGCCCAAACTACTCTCCCACCCAATAGGAATGCACGAACAGGACGTTTATGTAGTTCTTACGATGATCAGATAAAAGGTCTTGAAAACGATGCGTTACGTATACAGGGAGAAGTTCAGCAAGTAAAGGGGAAGAAAAGGTACTTGGAAGAAGCGCATTCTAATCTTCAAGATAACTTTCAACATGCGAAG AGGAGGCGTACTGATGCCGAAAGCATATTGAGGTCAAAGAAATTTACTTTACAAGACGCAGAGAAGTCATATGCATTAGAATCTGCTTCTAGACCGACATCTACTGTTGATGAGCTTCATAAGGATCTTTCT CTTGTTAGAAATGAGATtcaagaaaaagaaagaaagttGGAAAAAGTTCAAGCTAGTTCTGACGAAGCAAAAATTAAGGCCAGTGAACTAAAAGCATCATTTGAAAATCTATGTG AATCAGCAAAAGCAGAGATTCTTGCTTTCGAGAAAGAGGAAAAGGAGATGATGCAGATTGAAGAAGATCTTCACTCTGCAAAAGCG GAAAGGAATCGTTATGAAGTTGCAAAGACTGAGAGGGTAATTCCAAATATCAAGGAGGCCGAACTAAGAAAAGAAGATCTTGAAAACAAACGCAAG GTGAATTACAAAAAGGCTTCTATTATTTGTCCCGAGAGTGAGATTCAAGCTCTAGGGGGGCATGATGGGAGCACCCCGGAACAACTCAGTGCACAATTAACTAGGCTTAATCAAAGACTGCAGCATGAGAGCCAAAG GTATCCAGAATCTATTGATGATCTCAGAATGATGCATGACAAGAAGGAGCGcaagattttaagaaagcagcaGACTTATAAAATGTTTCGTCAGAAACTACAT GCATGCCAGAAATCTCTAGAGTTGCGATATAGCAAGTTTCAGAGGAACGCAACACTTTTGAAGCGTCAG TTAACTTGGCA ATTTAATGGTCATTTAAGAAAGAAAGGGATCAGTGGCCATATTAAAATTAGTTATGAAGATGAAACCCTCTCTATTGAG GTAAAGATGCCCCAGGATGCATCAAACTAT